A genomic region of Mesobacillus jeotgali contains the following coding sequences:
- a CDS encoding PTS transporter subunit EIIC: protein MRNEERLAREILEQLGGADNIADVASCMTRLRVKPADYSKVDIAGIKKIDGVLGVVEEETLQIILGPGIVTKVANEVSDITGKTASLVDESDPDPFDGLAGRTKDELNKKNATPFKLFLRRIASIFIPLIPAIVASGLIAGITNVIVRSGADPESSLIQILNLIGWGIFGYLGVFVGINTAREFGGSPALGGAAGILIINPGLANITLFGEALVPGRGGLIGVMLAAVFIAMLEKRIRKFVPSSLDIIITPTLSLLITGIATLFVLQPVGGWISDLITKGLLGLLDVGGILAGLVLAGTFLPLVVTGLHQGLTPVHMELINSIGDDPLLPILAMGGAGQVGAAFAIYFKTKNERLKKVIKGGLPVGMLGIGEPLIFGVTLPLGRPFITACLGAAVGGAFQAFFKIATIAIGVSGIPLAFLVHTNQILLYLLGLLIAYVFGFIFTWTFGFKEEMAKGI from the coding sequence ATGCGTAATGAAGAACGCCTGGCAAGAGAGATACTTGAGCAGCTTGGCGGCGCGGACAATATTGCTGATGTTGCTTCGTGCATGACCCGCCTGCGCGTCAAGCCGGCAGACTACAGCAAAGTGGATATCGCCGGCATCAAGAAAATTGATGGCGTGCTCGGTGTCGTAGAAGAAGAGACATTACAGATTATTTTGGGACCTGGAATTGTCACCAAAGTGGCCAATGAAGTTTCTGATATTACCGGCAAGACTGCAAGTCTAGTAGACGAGTCCGACCCGGATCCTTTCGATGGACTTGCCGGCCGTACCAAGGACGAACTCAACAAGAAAAACGCGACTCCGTTCAAGTTATTCCTGCGAAGGATTGCCAGTATCTTCATCCCGCTGATTCCAGCGATTGTCGCTTCAGGCTTGATTGCCGGGATCACGAATGTTATTGTCCGTTCTGGCGCTGATCCTGAATCTTCACTGATCCAGATCCTTAACCTGATCGGCTGGGGTATCTTTGGTTATCTTGGTGTATTTGTCGGGATCAATACGGCTCGTGAATTTGGGGGCTCACCTGCTCTTGGCGGTGCTGCTGGTATCCTGATCATCAACCCGGGTCTGGCAAACATCACATTGTTTGGCGAAGCACTTGTTCCTGGCCGTGGTGGATTGATCGGCGTTATGCTTGCTGCAGTTTTTATTGCAATGCTTGAAAAACGGATCCGTAAATTCGTTCCGTCTTCTTTGGATATTATCATTACTCCTACTCTATCATTATTGATTACTGGTATTGCTACACTATTTGTCCTCCAGCCTGTTGGCGGATGGATTTCCGATTTGATCACAAAGGGCTTGCTTGGCCTTCTTGATGTTGGCGGAATCCTGGCAGGACTGGTTCTTGCTGGAACATTCCTTCCTCTAGTTGTTACAGGTTTGCACCAGGGCTTGACTCCTGTGCATATGGAATTGATTAACTCGATTGGCGATGACCCGCTGCTGCCAATCCTCGCAATGGGCGGTGCAGGCCAGGTTGGTGCGGCATTCGCGATTTACTTTAAAACGAAGAATGAGAGACTTAAAAAGGTCATCAAGGGCGGGCTGCCAGTTGGTATGCTTGGCATCGGTGAACCGCTTATTTTCGGTGTCACCCTGCCGCTTGGCCGTCCATTCATCACGGCCTGTTTAGGGGCAGCAGTCGGCGGAGCATTCCAGGCATTCTTTAAAATCGCAACGATTGCTATCGGCGTTTCGGGTATCCCGCTTGCTTTCCTGGTCCATACAAATCAAATACTGCTCTACTTGCTTGGACTTCTGATCGCCTATGTATTCGGGTTCATCTTCACCTGGACGTTTGGCTTCAAGGAAGAAATGGCTAAAGGAATCTAA
- the lgt gene encoding prolipoprotein diacylglyceryl transferase, with protein MEKNIQPIDPVAFSLGPIQVHWYGVIIGLGIALALWIAMREGERRGLPKDIFADLMLWAIPIAILSARLYYVIFQWEYYSQYPGEILKVWNGGIAIHGALIGSVATAYFYTKSKNVSFWKLADIAAPSIILGQAIGRWGNFMNQEAHGGEVTRAFLENLYLPEFIINQMYINGTYYHPTFLYESVWNLLGFILLMSLRRVNLGRGEIFLSYVIWYSIGRFFVEGMRTDSLMLTESLRIAQTISIALIVFAIGLWIFRRVKGYSKVRYLEN; from the coding sequence ATGGAAAAAAATATTCAGCCAATCGACCCGGTAGCCTTTTCGCTCGGGCCAATCCAGGTGCACTGGTATGGCGTCATCATCGGACTTGGAATTGCGCTAGCATTATGGATTGCCATGCGTGAAGGTGAACGCCGCGGTCTGCCGAAAGATATCTTTGCGGACCTGATGCTCTGGGCGATTCCGATCGCAATCCTATCTGCAAGGCTTTACTATGTAATCTTCCAGTGGGAGTACTACAGCCAGTATCCTGGCGAGATTTTAAAAGTCTGGAATGGCGGCATTGCGATTCACGGTGCGTTGATCGGTTCCGTAGCCACTGCTTATTTTTACACGAAGTCAAAGAATGTTTCGTTCTGGAAGCTTGCTGATATCGCAGCGCCAAGCATCATCCTTGGCCAGGCAATCGGACGCTGGGGAAACTTCATGAACCAGGAAGCGCATGGCGGGGAAGTAACCAGGGCGTTTTTGGAAAACCTGTACCTTCCTGAGTTCATCATCAACCAGATGTATATTAATGGAACATACTATCATCCAACATTTTTATATGAATCGGTATGGAATTTGCTTGGTTTCATCCTGCTGATGTCATTGCGCAGAGTGAACCTGGGACGCGGGGAGATTTTCCTCAGCTATGTCATCTGGTACTCAATCGGCCGCTTCTTTGTTGAAGGAATGCGGACGGACAGCCTGATGCTGACGGAATCATTGCGAATTGCCCAGACAATCTCGATTGCGTTGATCGTTTTTGCAATCGGATTATGGATTTTCAGAAGAGTCAAAGGGTATTCGAAAGTACGATATTTAGAGAACTAG
- a CDS encoding acyltransferase: protein MRRTTRYRVEGANSLWHVYKTVPFWKVVKNFVVIQVARYTPFLGMKNWLYRTFLRMNVGDQTSFALMVMLDVMFPEKISVGRNTVIGYNTTILAHEYLIKEYRLGDVEIGSEVMIGANSTIMPGIRIGDGAIVSAGTLVHKDVPAGAFVGGNPMRVIYTKEELAERWADDEIYGVDSTK, encoded by the coding sequence ATGAGAAGGACGACTCGTTATCGAGTAGAAGGAGCAAACTCCCTCTGGCATGTTTATAAAACCGTTCCGTTTTGGAAGGTCGTTAAAAATTTCGTCGTCATCCAGGTGGCGCGCTACACTCCGTTTCTCGGCATGAAAAACTGGCTGTACCGCACATTTCTGCGGATGAATGTCGGCGACCAAACTTCCTTCGCATTGATGGTCATGCTCGACGTCATGTTCCCGGAAAAAATCTCCGTTGGCCGCAATACGGTCATAGGCTACAACACAACCATCCTTGCTCATGAATACTTGATCAAGGAATACCGCCTCGGCGACGTCGAAATTGGCAGCGAAGTCATGATCGGCGCCAACTCCACAATCATGCCTGGTATCAGGATCGGTGACGGAGCCATCGTCTCTGCAGGAACACTCGTCCACAAAGACGTCCCAGCCGGAGCCTTCGTCGGCGGCAACCCGATGCGAGTGATTTACACAAAGGAAGAGCTTGCTGAACGCTGGGCAGATGATGAGATTTATGGAGTAGATTCCACTAAATAA
- the hisG gene encoding ATP phosphoribosyltransferase: MNEQLTIAMPKGRIFTEAVDLLRSAGFDLPPEFDDSRKLIIDVEEENFRFILAKPMDVATYVEHGVADLGIAGKDVLLEEERDVYELLDLKISGCYLAVAGLPDTKMNDVAPKIATKYPNIAAAYFREQGEQVEIIKLNGSIELAPLIGLADRIVDIVSTGRTLKENGLVEYETITNVTSRLIVNPVSYRIKDERISELVKRLNEVI, translated from the coding sequence ATGAATGAACAACTGACCATCGCGATGCCAAAGGGCAGGATTTTTACCGAAGCTGTTGATCTGTTGCGCAGCGCGGGCTTTGATTTGCCTCCTGAATTTGATGATTCCCGCAAGTTGATTATCGATGTTGAAGAGGAAAATTTCCGCTTCATCTTAGCAAAGCCGATGGATGTAGCTACATACGTTGAACATGGTGTCGCTGATCTCGGGATTGCCGGAAAAGACGTCTTGCTTGAGGAAGAACGGGATGTGTATGAGCTGCTGGATTTAAAAATCAGCGGCTGCTATCTTGCCGTCGCGGGACTTCCTGATACAAAAATGAATGATGTCGCCCCGAAAATTGCGACGAAGTACCCGAATATCGCGGCAGCCTATTTCCGTGAACAGGGCGAGCAGGTAGAAATCATCAAATTGAACGGATCAATCGAGCTTGCGCCATTAATCGGACTCGCCGACAGGATTGTCGACATCGTTTCAACCGGAAGGACCTTGAAGGAAAATGGTCTTGTGGAGTACGAAACGATTACAAACGTGACATCGAGATTGATTGTCAATCCAGTCAGCTACCGGATCAAGGATGAGCGGATCAGCGAGCTGGTTAAAAGGCTGAACGAAGTGATATAG
- a CDS encoding nucleoside recognition domain-containing protein, which yields MGSTLKRGLMVGLNTTWALGKVIFPVTLIVSILQYTPVLPWVIELITPLMSVLGLSGDAAIPLVIGNFLNLYAAIGAILTLDLTVKEVFIIAVMLSFSHNMLVESSVALKVGVKLWIIVLVRLGLAFISAVVINLVWHGGSEIAQYGMVPPKSEEVSGWGAILLEGITKAGIGIFQLAIIVIPLMVVVQIMKDKQWLAVFSRWMAPATRALGMKENTSTTMAAGLLIGLAYGAGVMIQAVQEDGVSKKDVTLAFIFLVACHAVVEDTLIFVPLGIPVLPLLLIRLGVAILLTITVAIIWNRADIAKRKEAVYEQ from the coding sequence ATGGGGTCTACATTGAAAAGAGGGTTGATGGTTGGCTTGAATACGACTTGGGCGCTCGGGAAAGTCATTTTCCCTGTCACCCTGATTGTTTCGATCCTTCAATATACACCTGTTCTGCCGTGGGTAATCGAATTGATTACGCCGTTGATGTCAGTGCTCGGTTTGTCAGGTGATGCGGCGATTCCTCTTGTCATCGGGAATTTCCTTAATCTATACGCGGCCATCGGAGCGATCCTGACCCTTGATCTGACGGTAAAAGAAGTTTTCATCATTGCGGTGATGCTGAGCTTTTCGCATAATATGCTTGTTGAATCGAGTGTAGCTCTCAAGGTCGGAGTCAAGCTATGGATCATCGTCCTTGTCCGCCTCGGGCTTGCGTTCATATCTGCAGTGGTCATCAATCTTGTTTGGCACGGCGGTTCTGAAATCGCACAATATGGCATGGTCCCTCCTAAAAGTGAAGAAGTTTCTGGATGGGGAGCGATTCTGCTTGAAGGCATCACGAAGGCTGGGATTGGCATATTTCAGCTGGCCATCATCGTCATTCCGCTGATGGTCGTCGTGCAAATCATGAAGGATAAGCAATGGCTTGCTGTTTTTTCAAGATGGATGGCACCGGCAACAAGAGCGCTTGGCATGAAAGAAAACACTTCGACGACAATGGCAGCCGGCCTGCTGATCGGGCTTGCGTACGGCGCAGGTGTGATGATCCAGGCAGTCCAGGAGGATGGAGTCAGCAAAAAGGATGTCACGCTTGCGTTCATTTTCCTTGTTGCCTGCCACGCAGTCGTTGAAGATACTTTGATTTTTGTTCCGCTTGGAATTCCAGTCTTGCCGCTGTTATTGATCCGCCTAGGTGTGGCGATATTATTGACAATAACAGTCGCGATTATCTGGAACCGCGCGGACATTGCAAAAAGAAAGGAAGCAGTATATGAGCAATAA
- the ppaX gene encoding pyrophosphatase PpaX — translation MSNKIDTVLFDLDGTLIDTNELIISSFLHTMETYYPGQYKREDVLPFLGPSLQETFQPMDPEGYEEMITTYRTYNLANHDLLVKGFEGVYETVRTLKESGFHLGIVTTKRSDVVQMGLKLTGLDEFFEVVVALDHVEKAKPDPEPLLKALDQLGSSPDRAIMVGDNHHDILGGKNAGTKTVGVAWSIKGREHLEQYNPDYMLENMADILPILGV, via the coding sequence ATGAGCAATAAAATAGATACGGTCCTGTTCGATCTTGACGGGACTCTTATTGATACAAATGAACTAATTATTTCATCCTTTCTCCACACGATGGAGACCTATTATCCCGGCCAATATAAACGGGAGGATGTCCTTCCGTTTTTGGGGCCGTCTCTTCAGGAAACTTTCCAGCCAATGGATCCCGAAGGCTACGAAGAAATGATCACCACTTACCGAACTTACAACCTGGCTAATCATGACCTTTTGGTAAAAGGTTTCGAGGGAGTGTATGAAACGGTCCGAACTTTGAAGGAGAGCGGCTTCCATTTAGGGATCGTTACCACGAAGCGTTCGGATGTAGTCCAGATGGGCTTGAAGCTGACAGGATTGGACGAGTTTTTTGAGGTTGTCGTCGCGCTCGACCATGTTGAAAAAGCGAAACCTGATCCCGAGCCGCTTTTAAAAGCGCTTGACCAGCTTGGTTCCTCGCCGGACCGTGCGATCATGGTCGGAGATAACCACCACGATATCCTCGGCGGTAAAAACGCCGGCACAAAAACTGTCGGAGTAGCCTGGTCCATCAAGGGAAGAGAGCATCTTGAGCAGTACAACCCGGATTACATGTTAGAGAACATGGCTGACATCCTGCCAATCTTGGGAGTATAA
- a CDS encoding ATP phosphoribosyltransferase regulatory subunit, which produces MSRLFMFEKPLGMRDTLPELYEAKEKVRSSIEKEMKQWGFQFIETPALEYYETVGTASAILDQQLFKLLDQQGHTLVLRPDMTAPIARVAASKLFKDQVPLRLAYSANVYRAQQREGGRPAEFEQIGVECIGDESVSADGEMISLAISSLKKAGLEQFQLSVGHVGFVNELFVQILGTEERARELTKFLYEKNYVGYREHVKGLPLSSIDSQRLLAFLELRGGPEVIDKASELVENGKGRAALDELKLLWNIIEDFGESSRIKFDLTIVSHMSYYTGILFEVYAGMVGFPIGNGGRYDRLLEKFGKSTGATGFAIRLDRLLESLGNLGEPEPVICILFSPERRKEAYQLAAQRREDGERVILQDISSVRNLDACSDTFANVVYLVGKEGVR; this is translated from the coding sequence ATGAGCAGATTATTCATGTTTGAAAAGCCGCTTGGCATGCGGGATACACTTCCAGAATTATATGAAGCGAAGGAAAAAGTCCGCAGCTCAATTGAAAAAGAAATGAAGCAATGGGGTTTTCAATTTATCGAAACGCCTGCGCTGGAATATTACGAAACGGTCGGAACGGCTTCGGCGATTCTGGATCAGCAGCTGTTCAAGCTGTTGGACCAGCAGGGGCATACGCTTGTACTGCGTCCTGATATGACCGCGCCGATTGCCAGGGTCGCGGCGTCAAAATTATTCAAAGACCAGGTTCCATTGAGACTTGCCTATTCAGCAAATGTATACCGGGCCCAGCAGCGCGAAGGCGGCAGGCCGGCGGAATTTGAGCAGATTGGTGTCGAATGTATTGGCGACGAGTCTGTCAGCGCGGATGGCGAGATGATCTCGCTGGCGATTTCCTCACTGAAAAAAGCTGGTTTGGAACAGTTTCAGCTTTCTGTAGGGCATGTTGGCTTTGTCAACGAATTGTTTGTTCAGATTCTTGGCACAGAGGAGCGAGCCAGAGAACTGACGAAATTTTTATATGAGAAAAATTATGTTGGGTACCGTGAGCATGTCAAAGGACTGCCGCTGTCATCAATCGATTCGCAAAGACTCTTGGCTTTCCTTGAACTGCGCGGCGGTCCGGAAGTGATCGACAAGGCATCCGAACTGGTCGAAAACGGAAAAGGAAGGGCAGCACTTGATGAATTGAAGCTGCTCTGGAATATCATCGAAGACTTTGGTGAAAGCAGCCGGATTAAATTTGACCTAACGATTGTCAGCCACATGAGCTATTATACAGGCATTTTATTTGAGGTATACGCAGGTATGGTTGGCTTCCCAATCGGCAATGGGGGCCGTTATGACAGACTGCTCGAGAAATTCGGGAAATCGACAGGCGCAACAGGATTTGCGATCAGGCTCGACCGACTGCTTGAAAGTCTCGGCAACCTTGGTGAACCCGAGCCTGTCATTTGCATTCTTTTCAGCCCAGAAAGAAGAAAAGAGGCTTACCAGCTTGCAGCACAGCGCAGGGAAGACGGGGAACGGGTCATCCTCCAGGACATCAGCTCTGTACGTAATCTTGATGCTTGCTCCGATACTTTTGCAAATGTCGTTTACCTTGTTGGGAAGGAGGGAGTTCGATGA
- the hisB gene encoding imidazoleglycerol-phosphate dehydratase HisB, which yields MERTATVNRYTNETKIDLDFSIDGEGKSELETGVPFLSHMLDLFAKHGQFDLKVDAKGDVEVDGHHTTEDIGICIGQALREALGDKKGIKRYGNAFVPMDEALAQVVVDLSNRPHLEMRAEFPAQQVGTFDVELVHEFLWKLALEARINLHVIVHYGKNTHHMIEAVFKALGRALDEATTIDPRVKGVPSTKGML from the coding sequence ATGGAACGCACCGCAACGGTGAATAGATATACGAATGAAACAAAAATAGATCTGGATTTTAGCATCGATGGAGAGGGAAAATCGGAACTGGAAACTGGAGTGCCTTTTCTTTCTCATATGCTCGATTTATTCGCAAAGCATGGCCAGTTTGATTTGAAGGTGGATGCGAAGGGAGACGTTGAGGTGGATGGCCACCATACAACCGAAGATATCGGCATCTGTATCGGACAGGCGCTTCGAGAAGCACTTGGCGATAAAAAAGGAATCAAACGATACGGAAACGCTTTTGTCCCAATGGATGAGGCACTGGCTCAGGTCGTCGTCGATCTTAGCAACCGCCCGCACCTCGAAATGCGCGCAGAATTCCCTGCCCAGCAGGTTGGCACTTTCGATGTCGAGCTAGTCCACGAATTTCTGTGGAAGCTGGCGCTTGAAGCTAGAATTAACCTGCATGTCATCGTCCACTACGGAAAAAATACTCACCACATGATTGAGGCGGTATTCAAAGCTTTGGGCCGTGCGCTTGATGAAGCAACGACCATCGACCCGCGGGTAAAGGGTGTTCCTTCAACGAAAGGGATGTTGTAA
- a CDS encoding HAD hydrolase-like protein, which translates to MVAIRKVETATKVGAKRFFHYLRRLGTMKILWDLDGTILDTWPTLVEAFTVMAKKDLKYEEVLPHLKYGTAYDFYGVDKKKVTEFREIERTLPNDRKPLFPFVKDVLSSADSNVLVTHRNRRSTEELLEHWELGQFFEEVICPADDGYSLKPDIHAYKYLHDRYGLDLAVGDQSTDLIPARKIGLKTCSFREENEFADETIYCYSEFPYK; encoded by the coding sequence ATGGTGGCAATCAGAAAAGTGGAAACAGCGACAAAAGTTGGCGCTAAGCGTTTTTTTCACTATTTAAGGAGGCTGGGTACAATGAAAATCCTCTGGGACTTGGACGGAACCATCCTTGATACATGGCCGACTCTTGTTGAGGCATTTACTGTCATGGCAAAAAAAGACCTGAAGTATGAAGAAGTTCTTCCGCATCTGAAATACGGAACAGCCTATGATTTTTATGGGGTCGATAAAAAAAAGGTAACTGAATTCCGCGAAATTGAACGCACTTTGCCAAATGATCGGAAACCGCTTTTTCCATTTGTGAAAGATGTGCTTTCAAGTGCAGATTCAAATGTCCTCGTGACTCACCGTAATCGGCGCTCAACAGAAGAGCTGCTGGAACACTGGGAGCTCGGCCAATTTTTCGAGGAGGTCATTTGTCCTGCCGATGATGGCTATTCATTAAAACCAGATATCCATGCCTACAAATACCTGCATGACAGATATGGATTAGACCTGGCTGTCGGCGACCAAAGCACAGACCTGATTCCAGCAAGGAAGATCGGCCTGAAGACCTGCTCCTTCCGTGAAGAAAACGAGTTTGCCGACGAAACCATCTATTGTTATTCAGAATTTCCTTATAAATAG
- the hisD gene encoding histidinol dehydrogenase, which translates to MDILQIDGSLSLKRTVDGGTEEQRKAVQAIIAEVRASGDQALRIFTEKFDSVVLDEFLVTDNEISEAYKNVSNQLVDIITEAAANIRKYHEKQLRPSWMTTEENGTMLGQKVTPLDSVGVYVPGGTAAYPSSVLMNVIPAKTAGVERIVMVSPPGRDGKLPAGVLVAADIAGVKEIYKIGGAQAIAALAYGTETIDSVDKITGPGNIYVALAKREVFGDVAIDMIAGPSEIGILADETARANEIAADLLSQAEHDTRACAVLVTTSRTLAEDVQNEVYKQLSQLPRKEIATQAIENFGAIYVAADMDEAVSAINQLAPEHLEIVTENPMELLGKIKHAGAIFLGRYSSEPVGDYFAGPNHVLPTNGTARFSSPLSVEDFQKKSSIILYSEKAMNDNGAKIAEFARLEGLEAHARAVEARLKL; encoded by the coding sequence ATGGATATTTTACAGATAGATGGAAGCTTGTCATTAAAACGGACCGTTGATGGCGGAACCGAAGAGCAGCGGAAAGCCGTGCAGGCAATTATTGCCGAAGTCCGTGCTTCCGGCGACCAGGCACTCAGAATTTTTACTGAAAAATTTGATTCTGTTGTGCTAGATGAATTTCTGGTGACGGATAATGAAATTTCTGAAGCCTATAAAAATGTCAGCAATCAGCTTGTCGATATCATTACTGAGGCTGCCGCCAATATACGTAAATACCATGAAAAACAGCTGCGTCCATCCTGGATGACGACGGAGGAAAATGGCACAATGCTTGGCCAAAAGGTGACGCCACTGGATTCTGTCGGTGTATATGTGCCTGGCGGAACGGCTGCTTATCCATCCTCGGTTTTAATGAATGTCATCCCGGCAAAAACCGCGGGTGTCGAGCGGATCGTCATGGTATCACCGCCAGGCCGGGACGGGAAGCTACCGGCAGGCGTGCTAGTTGCCGCAGATATCGCAGGGGTAAAAGAGATCTATAAGATCGGCGGGGCCCAGGCAATTGCCGCCCTTGCATATGGAACAGAAACAATCGATTCGGTCGATAAAATCACTGGTCCGGGAAACATTTATGTCGCCCTGGCCAAGCGTGAAGTATTCGGTGACGTCGCAATTGATATGATTGCTGGACCAAGCGAGATTGGTATTCTCGCTGACGAAACAGCCCGTGCCAATGAAATTGCGGCAGACCTGCTTTCCCAGGCAGAGCATGACACGCGGGCATGTGCGGTCTTAGTGACAACATCCCGTACGCTTGCGGAAGACGTTCAAAATGAAGTGTATAAGCAGCTTTCGCAATTGCCGAGAAAAGAAATCGCCACACAGGCAATCGAAAACTTCGGGGCGATTTATGTGGCAGCTGATATGGATGAAGCAGTCAGTGCAATCAACCAGCTTGCACCGGAGCATCTTGAAATCGTCACGGAGAATCCGATGGAACTGCTCGGTAAAATAAAGCACGCCGGCGCGATTTTCCTGGGGAGATACAGCTCAGAGCCTGTAGGTGATTATTTTGCCGGACCGAACCATGTGCTGCCAACAAACGGGACAGCGCGCTTTTCAAGCCCGTTGAGCGTCGAGGATTTCCAAAAGAAGTCCAGCATCATCCTATACAGCGAGAAAGCGATGAACGATAACGGTGCAAAAATCGCCGAGTTTGCCAGGCTTGAAGGGTTGGAAGCCCACGCCCGGGCTGTGGAAGCAAGACTTAAATTGTAA
- the hprK gene encoding HPr(Ser) kinase/phosphatase, whose product MPKVRTKDIIKKFDMELISGEEGINRPITTTDISRPGLEIAGYFEYYPAERLQLLGKTELTFFEKLTPRDRAERMEKLCTDITPGIIVTRDMEVPVELVEAAERESVPLLRSKLKTTRLSSHLTNYLESKLAPTTAVHGVLVDLYGIGVLITGKSGVGKSETALELVKRGHRLVADDCVEIRQEDIGTLVGNSPDLIEHLLEIRGVGIINVMTLFGAGAVRSHKRISLIIDLEIWDQKKSYDRLGLDEEKMKILDTDITKLTIPVRPGRNLAVIIEVAAMNFRLKRMGVNAAEQFTNRLSDVIEDGDHDEH is encoded by the coding sequence TTGCCAAAAGTCCGTACTAAAGACATCATCAAGAAATTCGATATGGAATTGATCAGTGGAGAGGAAGGAATCAATCGTCCAATCACCACGACAGACATTTCAAGGCCAGGACTAGAAATCGCTGGTTATTTTGAATACTATCCTGCAGAGCGTCTGCAGCTTCTCGGAAAAACAGAACTGACCTTCTTTGAAAAATTGACCCCTCGCGACAGGGCGGAGCGAATGGAAAAGCTTTGTACAGATATTACGCCAGGAATCATTGTCACAAGAGACATGGAGGTTCCTGTTGAACTGGTCGAGGCAGCCGAACGGGAGTCAGTTCCTCTCTTGCGATCAAAGCTAAAAACAACAAGGCTCTCGAGCCATCTGACGAACTATCTCGAAAGCAAGCTGGCACCGACCACTGCAGTCCACGGCGTACTTGTCGATCTGTATGGAATCGGCGTCCTGATTACCGGCAAGAGCGGAGTTGGTAAAAGTGAAACCGCGCTTGAATTGGTCAAAAGGGGACACCGTCTTGTAGCGGATGACTGCGTTGAAATCCGCCAGGAGGATATCGGAACCCTGGTAGGGAACTCACCTGATTTAATTGAACATCTTCTCGAGATCCGCGGAGTAGGCATCATCAATGTGATGACACTGTTCGGTGCTGGTGCTGTCCGTTCGCATAAACGGATTTCCCTGATCATTGACCTTGAAATTTGGGACCAGAAAAAATCGTATGACCGGCTGGGCCTTGATGAAGAGAAAATGAAAATTCTCGACACCGACATCACCAAGCTGACGATTCCTGTCCGCCCAGGCCGAAACCTCGCTGTCATCATCGAGGTAGCAGCAATGAATTTCAGGCTGAAGCGCATGGGCGTCAATGCAGCTGAACAATTCACCAACAGGCTGTCCGACGTCATTGAAGACGGCGACCATGACGAACATTAA
- the hisH gene encoding imidazole glycerol phosphate synthase subunit HisH, translating to MIGIVDYGMGNLFSVSKALERLGAPYFISQYKGNLMEADALLVPGVGSFRDAMEVLDRTGLTEMIQAFAATGKPVLGICLGMQLLFEESTENGLTKGLNLLPGKVERFTGQTAEGEAYKVPHMGWNKLRFTGDSPLLASLEEDYVYFVHSYYVKTDDPEVLVAIGDYFDVEVPAIVGRNNIFGMQFHPEKSSDMGMSLLRNFTNLASERKTEE from the coding sequence ATGATTGGCATCGTCGATTACGGCATGGGCAATCTGTTCAGCGTCAGCAAAGCGCTCGAACGGCTTGGTGCGCCATATTTTATTTCACAATATAAGGGCAATTTGATGGAAGCAGATGCATTGCTCGTCCCTGGTGTTGGTTCTTTCCGGGATGCGATGGAAGTATTGGACCGCACAGGTTTGACGGAAATGATCCAGGCTTTCGCTGCTACTGGCAAGCCTGTGCTCGGAATCTGCCTCGGCATGCAGCTGTTGTTCGAAGAAAGCACTGAAAATGGCCTGACAAAGGGTTTGAACTTGCTTCCTGGAAAAGTGGAGCGTTTTACCGGGCAGACAGCAGAAGGGGAAGCATATAAAGTCCCCCACATGGGCTGGAACAAGTTACGTTTTACCGGTGACTCCCCGTTGCTGGCATCACTTGAAGAGGATTATGTTTACTTTGTTCATTCCTATTATGTAAAAACGGATGATCCGGAAGTCCTGGTGGCAATCGGAGATTATTTTGATGTTGAAGTGCCGGCCATTGTTGGCAGGAACAATATCTTCGGGATGCAATTCCATCCGGAAAAAAGCAGCGATATGGGAATGTCATTGCTCCGCAATTTTACCAACCTTGCATCAGAAAGGAAGACAGAAGAATGA